The proteins below come from a single Drosophila miranda strain MSH22 chromosome Y unlocalized genomic scaffold, D.miranda_PacBio2.1 Contig_Y1_pilon, whole genome shotgun sequence genomic window:
- the LOC108160916 gene encoding odorant receptor 49b, which yields MFEDIQLIYMNVCILRFWALLYDRNVKRYVCICLASIHIFTQVVYMVTTKEGITGIIRNGYMLVLWINTVLRAVLLMQDQDGLIQSLTSAYYDLASEKDSYIDGMLDDLNRQGMLMARGNLFFGLLTCVGFGLYPLSTSERVLPFGSRIPGVDEYTTPYYQLWYVFQMLITPMGCCMYIPYTSLIVAFIMFGIVRCKALQYRLRLLAVRHPAGQRNSRHLAAEIGECIRYQQSIIAYVDKISGLTTMMFLFELLAFSALLCALLFMLIIVDSTSQLIIICLYINIILAQILALYWYANELREQSLAVAIAAYEREWFKFEIPLRKNILFMIMRAQRPDSIFLRNVRPITLELFQNLLNTTYTFFTVLKRVYG from the exons ATGTTTGAAGACATCCAATTGATCTACATGAACGTCTGCATATTGCGATTCTGGGCCTTGCTCTACGACCGAAATGTGAAGCGGTATGTCTGCATCTGCCTGGCTTCTATTCACATCTTCACGCAGGTGGTGTACATGGTGACCACCAAAGAGGGAATCACTGGCATAATCCGCAACGGCTACATGTTGGTCCTGTGGATCAATACGGTGCTGAGGGCCGTCCTACTAATGCAGGATCAGGACGGCCTGATCCAGAGCCTGACCAGCGCCTACTACGATCTGGCGAGCGAGAAGGACTCGTACATCGACGGTATGCTGGACGACCTGAATCGACAGGGTATGTTGATGGCCAGGGGCAATCTGTTCTTTGGTCTGCTCACCTGCGTGGGCTTCGGCCTCTACCCCCTAAGCACAAGCGAAAGAG TGCTCCCTTTTGGCAGCCGGATACCTGGTGTCGATGAGTACACAACCCCCTACTACCAGCTGTGGTACGTCTTTCAGATGCTCATCACCCCCATGGGCTGTTGCATGTACATTCCCTACACGAGCCTCATTGTGGCCTTCATTATGTTCGGCATTGTCCGCTGCAAGGCCCTGCAGTACCGCCTACGCCTCCTGGCCGTCCGTCATCCGGCAGGGCAGCGCAATTCGAGGCACCTGGCTGCCGAGATAGGCGAATGCATTCGCTATCAGCAGAGCATAATAGCGTATGTGGACAAAATCAGTGGCCTGACCACCATGATGTTCCTCTTCGAGCTGCTGGCCTTTTCCGCCCTACTCTGTGCGCTTCTCTTCATGCTTATCATT GTCGACTCCACCAGCCAACTGATTATCATCTGTCTCTACATCAACATAATACTGGCCCAAATCCTGGCGCTTTATTGGTACGCTAACGAGCTGAGGGAACAGAGTCTGGCCGTGGCCATAGCTGCGTACGAAAGGGAGTGGTTCAAATTCGAAATTCCCCTACGGAAGAACATTCTGTTCATGATAATGAGAGCCCAGCGTCCGGACTCT ATATTTCTGAGAAACGTTCGTCCCATTACCTTGGAACTGTTCCAGAATCTACTCAACACAACTTACACATTTTTTACGGTCCTTAAACGGGTCTATGGATAA
- the LOC117190906 gene encoding uncharacterized protein LOC117190906 isoform X2: MDKDHRIMPLAEGVCVGHYIPLLQDNGNRMGCAIRYKSDQGGNATITLTLLCHFSRANVNSNPHYEVATIPGEKCSTGKSKLYAFLCNRIEVVDANNVGDIEETDVRK; the protein is encoded by the exons ATGGACAAGGATCATAGGATTATGCCCCTGGCCGAAGG AGTCTGTGTAGGCCACTACATACCCCTCCTCCAGGACAATGGGAATCGCATGGGCTGCGCCATTCGCTACAAGTCCGATCAGGGTGGCAATGCGACCATTACTCTGACCCTTCTCTGTCACTTCTCGCGGGCCAACGTGAACAGCAATCCGCACTACGAGGTGGCCACCATTCCCGGAGAAAAGTGCAGCACCGGTAAGAGCAAGCTCTATGCGTTCCTATGCAATCGTATCGAAGTGGTCGACGCCAATAATGTGGGTGACATTGAAGAGACTGATGTGAGGAAATGA
- the LOC117190905 gene encoding antigen 5 like allergen Cul n 1-like isoform X2 translates to MLDTKWLLLLLWQLWSTSTPVAQAFDYCDPALCPGPEKHIACNNFGELADSCSPDAHVVRITPNRRNMILNELNEYRDRIARGDLLGFSPAMRMATLQWDPELASFAELNVKRCALVNDHCRNSEQFRNVAQVVAEGGWQGSPERPDPASATDRTVEYHTEDEVIKATLDQMFAEYKECTMRDIIAYSPPISSKCIAYFTQLVRDSTTHVGCGILRESRNTSNEAGQWLLSVHQYMTCNFVRASDANAPVYQSGDRSATDCRSGRNPIFINLCSVNEIYDTSSIMQGLGLN, encoded by the exons ATGTTGGACACAaagtggctgctgctgctgctgtggcagcTCTGGAGCACTAGCACTCCAGTAGCGCAGGCCTTCGACTACTGCGATCCTGCGCTTTGTCCCGGCCCCGAGAAGCACATCGCCTGCAACAATTTTGGC GAATTGGCGGACAGTTGCAGTCCGGATGCGCATGTGGTTCGCATCACGCCCAACCGTCGCAACATGATTCTTAATGAGCTGAACGAGTACCGCGATCGGATTGCCAGAGGAGATCTGCTGGGCTTCAGTCCGGCCATGCGCATGGCCACGCTCCAGTGGGACCCGGAGCTGGCCAGTTTTGCCGAGCTGAATGTGAAGCGGTGCGCCCTGGTCAACGATCATTGCCGCAACAGCGAGCAGTTCCGCAACGTCGCCCAGGTGGTGGCCGAGGGCGGCTGGCAGGGATCCCCCGAACGACCAGATCCTGCCTCAGCCACCGATCGTACAGTCGAATACCACACCGAGGACGAGGTGATCAAGGCCACGCTGGATCAGATGTTTGCCGAGTACAAGGAGTGCACAATGCGCGATATCATCGCCTACAGTCCTCCCATCAGCAG CAAGTGCATTGCCTACTTCACACAGCTCGTGCGGGACAGCACCACTCACGTGGGCTGCGGCATCCTGCGGGAGTCCCGCAACACCAGCAACGAGGCGGGTCAGTGGCTGCTCAGTGTCCACCAGTACATGACCTGCAACTTTGTGCGGGCCAGCGATGCGAACGCTCCTGTCTACCAGAGCGGCGATAGGTCGGCCACCGATTGCCGCAGCGGCCGCAATCCGATCTTCATCAATCTGTGCTCGGTCAATGAAATCTACGACACTTCTTCGATCATGCAGGGCCTTGGTCTCAATTAA
- the LOC117190905 gene encoding antigen 5 like allergen Cul n 1-like isoform X1, whose product MLDTKWLLLLLWQLWSTSTPVAQAFDYCDPALCPGPEKHIACNNFGELADSCSPDAHVVRITPNRRNMILNELNEYRDRIARGDLLGFSPAMRMATLQWDPELASFAELNVKRCALVNDHCRNSEQFRNVAQVVAEGGWQGSPERPDPASATDRTVEYHTEDEVIKATLDQMFAEYKECTMRDIIAYSPPISRILHLRISKCIAYFTQLVRDSTTHVGCGILRESRNTSNEAGQWLLSVHQYMTCNFVRASDANAPVYQSGDRSATDCRSGRNPIFINLCSVNEIYDTSSIMQGLGLN is encoded by the exons ATGTTGGACACAaagtggctgctgctgctgctgtggcagcTCTGGAGCACTAGCACTCCAGTAGCGCAGGCCTTCGACTACTGCGATCCTGCGCTTTGTCCCGGCCCCGAGAAGCACATCGCCTGCAACAATTTTGGC GAATTGGCGGACAGTTGCAGTCCGGATGCGCATGTGGTTCGCATCACGCCCAACCGTCGCAACATGATTCTTAATGAGCTGAACGAGTACCGCGATCGGATTGCCAGAGGAGATCTGCTGGGCTTCAGTCCGGCCATGCGCATGGCCACGCTCCAGTGGGACCCGGAGCTGGCCAGTTTTGCCGAGCTGAATGTGAAGCGGTGCGCCCTGGTCAACGATCATTGCCGCAACAGCGAGCAGTTCCGCAACGTCGCCCAGGTGGTGGCCGAGGGCGGCTGGCAGGGATCCCCCGAACGACCAGATCCTGCCTCAGCCACCGATCGTACAGTCGAATACCACACCGAGGACGAGGTGATCAAGGCCACGCTGGATCAGATGTTTGCCGAGTACAAGGAGTGCACAATGCGCGATATCATCGCCTACAGTCCTCCCATCAGCAG AATTCTCCACTTGCGCATCAGCAAGTGCATTGCCTACTTCACACAGCTCGTGCGGGACAGCACCACTCACGTGGGCTGCGGCATCCTGCGGGAGTCCCGCAACACCAGCAACGAGGCGGGTCAGTGGCTGCTCAGTGTCCACCAGTACATGACCTGCAACTTTGTGCGGGCCAGCGATGCGAACGCTCCTGTCTACCAGAGCGGCGATAGGTCGGCCACCGATTGCCGCAGCGGCCGCAATCCGATCTTCATCAATCTGTGCTCGGTCAATGAAATCTACGACACTTCTTCGATCATGCAGGGCCTTGGTCTCAATTAA